The following proteins are encoded in a genomic region of Oryza brachyantha chromosome 11, ObraRS2, whole genome shotgun sequence:
- the LOC102720103 gene encoding protein transport protein Sec61 subunit beta → MARSSSQSQSSVGAAAASARPSTVGPRGTPAAAAGMRRRRASTTGGSGGFSGAGGSNMLRFYTDEAPGLRLSPTMVLVMSLCFIGFVTALHVFGKLYRSRTAASASASA, encoded by the coding sequence ATGGCTCGCTCCTCCTCGCAGTCCCAGTCctccgtcggcgccgccgccgcctccgcccgcccttCCACCGTTGGCCCCCGTGGCACGCCCGCTGCGGCCGCCggcatgcgccgccgccgcgcctccacCACCGGCGGCTCCGGGGGCTTCTCCGGTGCCGGCGGTAGCAACATGCTGCGCTTCTACACCGACGAGGCGCCGGGCCTGCGCCTCTCCCCCACCATGGTGCTCGTCATGTCGCTCTGCTTCATAGGCTTCGTCACCGCCCTCCACGTCTTCGGCAAGCTCTACCGctcccgcaccgccgcctccgcttccgcctccgcctaa